The following coding sequences lie in one Mycobacterium gordonae genomic window:
- a CDS encoding STAS domain-containing protein, translating to MATPLTLNTDLDSEGSPRLTAAGEIDLSNIDVFKRALSDVNAGTGDSITIDLSAVKYVDSAGINALFDQADAVDQLHVIVHPLLVRVLTVSGFSKIARVEAATLPPGQGT from the coding sequence ATGGCGACACCGCTCACCTTGAACACCGACCTCGATTCCGAAGGGTCGCCCCGCTTGACGGCCGCCGGCGAGATCGACCTGAGCAACATCGACGTATTCAAGCGGGCTCTGTCCGACGTGAACGCGGGCACCGGCGATTCGATCACCATCGATCTCAGTGCGGTCAAATACGTGGACAGTGCCGGCATCAACGCTTTGTTCGATCAGGCCGACGCGGTCGACCAGCTACACGTGATCGTGCACCCGTTGCTTGTCCGCGTCCTGACGGTCAGTGGGTTCAGCAAGATCGCACGCGTCGAGGCCGCCACCCTGCCGCCAGGCCAAGGCACCTGA
- a CDS encoding cupin domain-containing protein: MTAILDAGAREWTVDARYFEYSQAADPIGSGHTPRVPIVQFSPDIYLGKPTGVIPLDLSADLGIGNGAATSPALLANFVRIRAGEEIDTCPNATSQLYFVLCGHGMVAVDGRPVRWEKGDFLTLPAGARAVFQADDDAALYWVHDEPLLRHLGVRASEPRFRPTRYRGADVVAELEHIASRPGANDKNRVSVLLANAEQEQTLTLTHVLWAMFGVLPPGQEQRPHRHQSVALDLILDAQPGCYTLLGTDLDGQGRIADPIRVDWQAGGAFTTPPGMWHAHYNESGAPAHLIPVQDAGLQTYLRSLDMQFSRRPCAPGAGAGSL; this comes from the coding sequence ATGACTGCGATTCTGGATGCCGGCGCCCGGGAGTGGACCGTGGACGCCCGCTATTTCGAGTACTCCCAGGCCGCCGATCCGATCGGGTCCGGCCACACACCCCGCGTGCCGATCGTCCAGTTCAGCCCGGACATCTACCTCGGCAAGCCCACCGGGGTGATTCCCCTGGACCTGTCGGCCGACCTCGGGATCGGCAACGGCGCCGCCACCAGTCCTGCGCTGCTGGCGAACTTCGTGCGGATTCGGGCGGGCGAGGAGATCGACACCTGCCCCAATGCCACGTCGCAGCTCTACTTCGTGCTCTGCGGGCACGGCATGGTCGCGGTCGACGGCCGACCAGTGCGTTGGGAGAAGGGCGATTTCCTGACCCTGCCGGCCGGCGCCCGGGCGGTGTTCCAGGCCGACGACGACGCGGCGCTGTACTGGGTGCATGACGAGCCACTGCTTCGTCACCTCGGCGTCCGAGCGTCCGAACCGCGGTTCCGCCCGACTAGGTATCGCGGTGCGGACGTGGTCGCCGAGCTCGAGCACATCGCTTCGCGACCGGGCGCCAACGACAAGAACCGGGTCAGCGTGCTGCTGGCCAACGCCGAGCAGGAGCAGACCCTGACGCTGACGCACGTGCTGTGGGCAATGTTCGGCGTGCTGCCGCCCGGCCAGGAGCAGCGTCCGCACCGGCACCAGTCGGTTGCGCTCGACCTGATCCTGGATGCCCAGCCGGGGTGCTACACCCTGCTGGGCACCGACCTCGACGGGCAGGGGCGCATCGCCGACCCGATTCGGGTGGACTGGCAGGCCGGCGGAGCCTTCACGACGCCGCCCGGCATGTGGCACGCGCACTACAACGAGTCCGGCGCGCCGGCGCACCTGATTCCGGTGCAGGACGCCGGGTTACAGACTTACCTGCGCAGCCTCGACATGCAGTTCAGCCGTCGGCCTTGCGCGCCCGGCGCAGGTGCAGGATCACTTTGA
- a CDS encoding glycoside hydrolase 5 family protein, protein MRRRTVLKLPVLLAAGPTLTRVPRAAAQQSRWSPDRANRWYQAQAWPVGANYITSNAINQLEMFQADTFDPHRIDVELGWAQLHKLNTVRVFLHDQLWAQNPWGFRLRLAEFVAIAAKHRIKPIFVFFDSCWDPFPKPGPQRAPTPGVHNSGWVQSPGAQHLDNLDYRRTLHDYVTGILKQFRTDDRILGWDLWNEPDNPARAYSKVERKDKQERVADLLSLAFDWARSVDPIQPLTSAVWQGEWGNPQRRSTIANIQLDNSDVITFHSYDRPAVFEARIAELAPLGRPIICTEYLARTLGNTVEAILPIAKRYNVGAINWGLVAGKTQTYLPWDSWDHPYPTDPKIWFHDLIHPDGTPYQASEIQTISNLSRQDDIGPRQPG, encoded by the coding sequence GTGCGGCGTCGAACGGTGCTGAAGCTACCGGTGCTGCTGGCGGCAGGGCCTACACTGACGCGTGTGCCCCGCGCCGCGGCACAGCAAAGCCGTTGGTCGCCCGACCGAGCCAACCGTTGGTACCAAGCGCAAGCCTGGCCCGTCGGCGCCAACTACATCACCTCGAACGCCATCAACCAGCTCGAGATGTTTCAAGCCGACACCTTCGACCCACACCGCATCGATGTCGAGCTCGGCTGGGCCCAGCTGCACAAGCTCAACACGGTGCGGGTATTCCTGCACGACCAGCTCTGGGCCCAGAATCCCTGGGGCTTTCGACTGCGTCTCGCGGAATTTGTCGCCATCGCGGCGAAACATCGCATCAAGCCGATCTTTGTCTTCTTCGACTCATGTTGGGATCCGTTCCCCAAACCCGGTCCGCAGCGCGCGCCGACGCCCGGCGTCCACAACTCCGGTTGGGTGCAGAGTCCGGGGGCGCAACACCTCGACAACCTGGACTACCGCCGCACGCTGCATGACTACGTGACGGGAATTTTGAAGCAGTTCCGCACCGACGATCGCATTCTGGGTTGGGACCTGTGGAACGAGCCCGACAATCCAGCGCGTGCATACAGCAAGGTCGAGCGGAAAGACAAGCAGGAGCGGGTTGCCGACCTGCTCTCATTGGCATTCGATTGGGCACGTTCGGTGGATCCGATTCAGCCATTGACGAGTGCCGTGTGGCAAGGCGAGTGGGGAAATCCTCAGCGCCGCAGCACAATCGCCAACATACAGCTCGACAATTCCGATGTGATCACATTTCACTCCTATGACCGACCAGCGGTATTCGAGGCTCGGATCGCCGAACTCGCCCCGCTGGGGCGGCCGATAATCTGCACCGAGTACCTGGCCCGGACGCTCGGCAACACTGTCGAGGCAATATTGCCAATTGCCAAGCGCTACAACGTAGGTGCAATCAATTGGGGTCTCGTCGCCGGGAAGACCCAGACCTACCTGCCCTGGGACTCATGGGATCATCCGTACCCGACGGATCCCAAGATTTGGTTTCACGACCTAATCCATCCCGACGGAACGCCTTACCAAGCCAGCGAGATTCAAACCATCAGCAACCTGAGCAGGCAAGACGACATCGGCCCCCGCCAACCGGGATGA
- the cysT gene encoding sulfate ABC transporter permease subunit CysT, with protein MTAAVATPEQESLPAPEVVVPEPPVGTALRVGVVTLWLSVIVLLPLAAIAWQSVGGGWQHFWLAVTSHAALESFKVTLIISVVVTVLDVVFGVLVAWMLVRDQFAWKGLLDAVIDLPFALPTIVTSLVMLALYGPSSPIGLHLQHTPPGVAMALAFVTLPFVVRAVQPVLREIDREVEEAAASLGAGGRKVFTSIVLPSLLPAVLSGAGLAFSRCIGEFGSVVTIGGAVPGSTEVSSQWIRSLIENDDRPAAAAISIVLLTVSFSVLFILRIIGGRAAKREERSG; from the coding sequence ATGACAGCCGCGGTGGCCACCCCGGAACAGGAGTCGCTCCCGGCGCCCGAGGTCGTCGTCCCCGAGCCCCCGGTCGGCACGGCGCTGCGGGTCGGCGTGGTCACGCTGTGGCTGTCGGTGATCGTGCTGCTCCCGCTGGCCGCGATCGCCTGGCAGTCGGTTGGCGGCGGCTGGCAGCACTTCTGGCTGGCGGTGACCTCGCATGCCGCTTTGGAGTCGTTCAAGGTGACGCTGATCATCTCCGTGGTCGTCACCGTCCTGGACGTGGTGTTCGGTGTCCTGGTGGCCTGGATGCTGGTGCGCGACCAGTTCGCCTGGAAGGGCCTGCTGGACGCCGTCATCGACCTGCCGTTCGCGCTGCCCACGATCGTGACCAGCCTGGTCATGCTGGCGCTCTACGGTCCGAGCAGTCCGATCGGCCTGCATCTGCAGCACACGCCGCCGGGTGTGGCGATGGCCCTGGCGTTCGTCACCTTGCCGTTCGTGGTGCGCGCCGTCCAACCGGTCCTGCGGGAGATCGACCGCGAGGTCGAAGAGGCCGCCGCATCCCTGGGCGCCGGCGGCCGGAAGGTGTTCACGTCCATCGTGCTCCCGTCGCTGTTACCGGCCGTGCTTTCCGGTGCAGGACTCGCCTTTTCCCGCTGCATCGGCGAGTTCGGTTCGGTGGTGACGATCGGCGGCGCGGTGCCGGGCAGCACCGAAGTCTCGTCACAATGGATCCGGTCGTTGATCGAGAACGACGACCGACCCGCCGCCGCTGCCATCTCTATTGTGCTGCTTACGGTTTCGTTCAGCGTGCTGTTCATTCTGCGGATCATCGGCGGCCGCGCGGCCAAACGTGAGGAGCGGTCCGGGTGA
- a CDS encoding GntR family transcriptional regulator, whose product MTSEVTSGPGAAKDRALDYVKAKVLTGEFPGGQLISEGEVATALGMSRTPVREAFLQLEAAGLLRLYPKRGALVVPVSPDEVRAVLEARLVLEEFAVRALIQRGPDACAVVYERLSAQVQRQREAAAVGRLHEFLDSDRAFHNVTLEAAGNAILAGFYSTLRDRQMRMIGESARQPQRLATIIEEHERIARALRDGDGDAARAAVRTHLAGTMRALGLAIEGGL is encoded by the coding sequence ATGACGTCGGAGGTGACCAGTGGCCCGGGCGCGGCCAAGGACCGCGCGCTCGACTACGTCAAAGCCAAGGTGCTGACCGGGGAGTTCCCCGGCGGGCAGCTGATCAGCGAGGGGGAGGTCGCGACCGCACTGGGAATGTCGCGCACCCCGGTCCGCGAGGCGTTCCTGCAACTGGAAGCCGCGGGCCTGCTGCGGCTGTACCCCAAGCGCGGGGCGCTTGTGGTGCCGGTGTCGCCCGACGAGGTGCGGGCCGTGCTGGAGGCCAGACTGGTGCTGGAAGAGTTCGCGGTGCGGGCGCTCATCCAGCGCGGTCCTGATGCTTGTGCCGTTGTCTACGAGCGACTTTCGGCGCAGGTGCAGCGTCAGCGCGAGGCCGCCGCCGTCGGCCGGTTGCATGAGTTCCTGGACTCCGACCGTGCCTTTCATAACGTCACGCTGGAAGCGGCGGGCAACGCCATTCTGGCCGGCTTCTACTCCACCCTGCGCGACCGGCAGATGCGGATGATCGGTGAATCGGCACGTCAGCCCCAACGCCTGGCCACCATCATCGAGGAGCATGAACGCATCGCCCGGGCGCTTCGTGATGGAGACGGCGATGCGGCGCGAGCTGCGGTGCGCACGCATCTGGCGGGCACCATGCGGGCGCTGGGTCTGGCCATTGAGGGGGGACTGTGA
- the cysW gene encoding sulfate ABC transporter permease subunit CysW — MTAATSPVWARYLIRYVASGYIVVMLIVPVSLILWRTFRPGFHQFYIWITTPAAISALHLSLLVLAIVVPLNVLFGVPTALLLARNRIRGKGILQSVIDLPFAVSPIIVGVALISAWGSAGALGFIERDTGVRIIFGVPGIVLASIFVTLPFVVREVQLVLSEVGTEQEQAAATLGSGWWQTFWRITLPSIRWGLTYGVVLTVARTLGEFGGVIMVSSNLPGSTQTLTLLVNDRYNRGHVYGAYALSSLMMAVAIAFLIVKVILHLRRARKADG, encoded by the coding sequence GTGACGGCGGCGACCTCGCCGGTCTGGGCGCGCTACCTGATCCGCTACGTGGCGTCCGGCTACATCGTCGTGATGCTGATCGTGCCGGTGTCGCTGATCCTCTGGCGGACCTTCCGGCCGGGCTTTCACCAGTTCTACATCTGGATCACCACGCCGGCGGCGATCTCAGCACTGCACCTGTCGCTGCTGGTGCTGGCGATCGTGGTGCCGCTGAATGTGTTGTTCGGCGTCCCGACCGCGCTACTGCTGGCGCGCAATCGAATTCGCGGCAAGGGCATACTGCAGTCGGTCATCGACCTGCCGTTCGCGGTGTCGCCGATCATCGTCGGCGTGGCGCTGATCTCGGCGTGGGGATCGGCCGGTGCGCTGGGGTTCATCGAACGAGACACCGGCGTGAGGATCATTTTCGGAGTTCCTGGCATCGTGCTTGCCAGCATCTTCGTCACCCTGCCGTTCGTAGTGCGCGAGGTGCAACTGGTACTCAGCGAGGTGGGTACCGAACAGGAGCAGGCGGCGGCGACGCTGGGCTCGGGTTGGTGGCAGACGTTCTGGCGGATCACCCTGCCCTCGATCCGTTGGGGCCTGACCTACGGCGTCGTGTTGACCGTGGCGCGCACACTCGGCGAGTTCGGCGGCGTCATCATGGTGTCGTCCAACCTGCCGGGCAGCACGCAGACCCTCACGCTGCTGGTCAACGACCGCTACAACCGCGGCCACGTCTACGGCGCCTACGCGCTGTCGTCACTGATGATGGCCGTGGCCATCGCCTTCCTGATCGTCAAAGTGATCCTGCACCTGCGCCGGGCGCGCAAGGCCGACGGCTGA
- a CDS encoding SpoIIE family protein phosphatase, which yields MVFRADQQIGRDLAAVDWASTPLGPAEEWPQSLRTAVDILLSSQFSMWMGWGPELTFFCNAAYRRDTLGRKYPWALGRPASEVWAEIWADIAPRVERVLTEGEATWDEALMLILGRSGYPEETYHTFSYSPLRDDEARVVGLLCVVSEDTERVIAQRRMATLRDLGSDPSVVRTERQMLDFAADQLSKNPYDLPFTLTYLFGEQGGAHLAGVSGIAVGHPAAPEELPGGVVSLWPTEKVASGEWELVELDGAAMSLPTGAWPEPPKQALAVPLLQQGGPPVGFLVAGLNRYRELDDGYRGFVELAAGYLAAGVSSVRSYQAQQQRAEELAELDRAKTTFFSNISHEFRTPLTLILGPIDELRSRADGFDERARQELELVHRNGLRLAKLVNTLLDFSRIEAGRMRARFEPVDLASVTAELASVFRSAIDQAGLTFTVDCPPLDEPVYLDREMWEKVVLNLLSNALKFTFDGAITVRVARDGGQAVLTVSDTGVGISAAEMPRLFERFHRIETTRARSTEGSGIGLALVMELVGLHGGSISADSTEGAGTTFTIRLPFGAGHLPPEELAEPQGTSRAAGPVSEPYVQEALRWLPGESGMAAPVLAALPAQSGGSGVRARVLIADDNLDMRKYLSNLLGASGYDVTGVGDGRQALEAIRAQVPDLVISDVMMPGLDGLQLLAALRADPRTAALPVLLLSARAGQEASIEGLLAGADDYLVKPFVAAELLARVRANVELARMRNYHARWRTALVDSLQEAFFVIDEDGTVIEINAAFADILGYGPEGLPYQAPHAWWPDPDADVTARQLVESEFAKSLNESHGSLSIPVTHRDGHRLWIAVTFNHAHDPDSGRQVMVGTFRDVTAEHYAVQSQSALAELNQQLVQADTMTEALQGAAEVLRRVWQARRVLAVTFATGSATERAPQVVCAGEPTQWADLSPRQRQQIESLRETDLLSTATVDAGTAGIASQHPRGLLVIWAELSEHRRFTREDQTLLAVLAGRLGQGLQRVFQLDEQRETAVALQHAMLGPATLPEGFAVRYLPASHPLQVGGDWYDVVDLGEERVALIVGDCVGHGLAAATVMGQLRSACRALLLEQPSPGAVLTALDRFAARLPGARCTTAFCAVLTQETGELVYSSAGHPPPIVVYADGTTVLLGGEHGLPLALRPNWQRPEGRITMPPRATLLLYTDGLVERRGHSLDDGMARAADLVQSGRSQALEEVADRLMSQLEPGGGYPDDVAMLLYRQPAPFSLEFAADASNLADSRNALRGWLNRAGVEPDQIQDVLIATGEAVANAIEHGHRDQVGTVSLRATAIVDRLQVTVTDTGAWKTPTEVADFSRGRGISLMRVLMEDCSIQSSEAGTTVSMHARIT from the coding sequence GTGGTCTTCCGCGCCGACCAGCAGATAGGCCGCGATCTGGCTGCCGTCGACTGGGCGTCCACTCCGCTCGGGCCAGCTGAGGAATGGCCGCAGAGCCTGCGCACCGCCGTCGACATCCTGCTGTCCTCCCAGTTCTCGATGTGGATGGGATGGGGGCCGGAGCTCACCTTCTTCTGCAATGCGGCCTACCGCCGGGACACCCTCGGCCGCAAGTACCCGTGGGCGCTGGGCCGGCCGGCCAGCGAGGTGTGGGCTGAAATCTGGGCGGATATCGCTCCGCGGGTTGAGCGTGTCCTGACCGAGGGTGAGGCGACCTGGGACGAGGCGTTGATGCTCATCCTGGGGCGGTCCGGCTATCCCGAAGAGACGTACCACACGTTCTCCTACAGCCCGCTGCGCGATGACGAGGCACGCGTCGTCGGTCTGCTCTGCGTGGTCAGCGAGGACACCGAAAGAGTGATCGCGCAGCGGCGGATGGCGACCCTGCGCGATCTGGGTTCGGACCCGAGCGTCGTTCGCACCGAGCGGCAGATGCTGGACTTCGCCGCCGACCAGCTCAGCAAGAACCCGTACGATCTCCCCTTCACGCTGACCTACCTGTTCGGCGAGCAGGGCGGCGCACACCTGGCCGGGGTGAGTGGCATCGCGGTCGGGCACCCGGCGGCACCCGAAGAACTGCCGGGTGGCGTCGTCTCGCTGTGGCCGACGGAGAAGGTGGCCAGCGGTGAGTGGGAGCTGGTCGAACTGGACGGTGCCGCAATGAGTTTGCCCACCGGCGCGTGGCCCGAGCCGCCCAAACAGGCGCTGGCGGTGCCGTTGCTGCAGCAGGGTGGGCCGCCGGTCGGCTTCCTGGTCGCGGGGCTCAACCGGTACCGGGAACTCGACGACGGCTATCGCGGTTTCGTCGAACTGGCGGCCGGCTACCTCGCGGCCGGGGTGAGCAGCGTGCGCAGCTACCAGGCTCAGCAGCAGCGCGCCGAGGAGCTCGCTGAGCTGGACCGCGCGAAAACCACCTTTTTCTCCAATATCAGCCACGAATTCCGTACCCCGCTCACCCTGATCCTGGGACCGATCGACGAATTGCGCAGCCGCGCCGACGGCTTCGACGAACGAGCTCGCCAGGAACTGGAGCTGGTGCACCGCAACGGATTACGGCTGGCCAAGCTGGTCAACACGCTGCTCGATTTCTCGCGCATCGAGGCGGGGCGGATGCGGGCCCGGTTCGAGCCGGTGGATCTGGCATCCGTTACCGCGGAATTGGCCAGCGTGTTCCGGTCGGCGATCGACCAGGCCGGACTGACGTTCACGGTGGACTGTCCACCGCTTGACGAACCGGTGTACCTGGACCGTGAGATGTGGGAGAAGGTGGTGCTCAACCTGCTCTCGAACGCGTTGAAGTTCACCTTCGACGGAGCGATCACCGTACGGGTGGCCCGCGACGGCGGGCAGGCGGTCCTCACCGTCTCCGACACCGGGGTAGGGATTTCCGCGGCCGAAATGCCGCGGCTGTTCGAACGTTTCCATCGCATCGAGACCACCCGTGCGCGGTCCACCGAGGGCAGCGGCATCGGTCTGGCCCTGGTGATGGAATTGGTCGGTTTGCACGGTGGCAGCATCTCGGCCGACAGCACCGAGGGTGCGGGCACCACCTTCACCATCCGACTTCCCTTCGGCGCCGGTCATCTGCCACCCGAGGAGCTGGCCGAGCCGCAGGGCACCAGCCGGGCCGCCGGTCCGGTATCCGAGCCGTATGTGCAGGAGGCCCTGCGCTGGTTGCCGGGCGAATCCGGGATGGCGGCGCCCGTCCTGGCGGCGCTGCCGGCCCAGAGTGGGGGCAGCGGCGTGCGGGCGCGGGTGCTAATCGCCGACGACAACCTGGACATGCGGAAGTATCTGTCGAACCTGCTGGGAGCATCCGGTTACGACGTGACCGGCGTCGGGGACGGGCGTCAGGCGCTGGAAGCCATTCGCGCCCAGGTCCCCGATCTGGTGATCAGCGACGTGATGATGCCCGGGCTGGATGGACTGCAGCTGCTGGCCGCGTTGCGCGCCGACCCGCGCACCGCGGCGTTGCCCGTGCTGCTGCTCTCGGCGCGGGCCGGACAGGAAGCCTCCATCGAGGGGCTGTTGGCCGGCGCCGACGACTACCTGGTCAAGCCCTTCGTCGCCGCCGAACTGCTGGCCCGGGTGCGCGCCAACGTCGAACTGGCGCGGATGCGTAACTATCACGCCCGGTGGCGCACCGCTCTGGTGGACTCGCTGCAGGAAGCCTTCTTCGTCATCGACGAAGACGGCACCGTCATCGAGATCAACGCCGCTTTCGCCGACATCCTCGGCTACGGTCCCGAGGGACTCCCGTACCAGGCACCCCACGCGTGGTGGCCGGACCCCGACGCCGATGTCACGGCCCGGCAGCTGGTCGAGAGCGAATTCGCCAAGTCGCTCAATGAATCTCACGGCAGCCTGAGCATCCCGGTCACCCACCGCGACGGGCACCGGCTGTGGATCGCGGTCACCTTCAACCACGCGCACGATCCCGACTCCGGGCGTCAGGTCATGGTCGGCACATTCCGCGACGTCACCGCGGAGCACTACGCCGTGCAGAGCCAGAGTGCGCTTGCCGAGCTCAATCAGCAACTGGTGCAAGCCGATACCATGACCGAAGCGCTGCAAGGCGCCGCCGAGGTGCTGCGCCGGGTGTGGCAGGCGCGGCGCGTGCTGGCGGTGACCTTCGCCACCGGCTCGGCCACCGAACGCGCACCGCAGGTGGTCTGTGCGGGGGAGCCGACCCAGTGGGCCGACCTTTCCCCGCGGCAACGGCAGCAGATCGAGTCGCTGCGGGAAACCGACCTGCTCAGCACCGCGACCGTCGATGCGGGCACGGCCGGTATCGCCTCGCAGCATCCCCGGGGGCTGCTGGTCATCTGGGCCGAACTGTCCGAGCACCGGCGGTTCACCCGGGAAGATCAGACGCTGCTCGCCGTGCTGGCCGGCCGGCTCGGCCAGGGGCTGCAGCGCGTGTTTCAGCTCGACGAGCAACGAGAAACCGCGGTGGCGCTCCAGCACGCGATGCTGGGGCCGGCGACGCTGCCCGAGGGTTTCGCGGTGCGCTATCTGCCCGCGAGTCACCCGCTGCAGGTGGGCGGCGACTGGTACGACGTCGTCGATCTCGGCGAGGAACGCGTCGCGTTGATCGTCGGCGACTGTGTCGGTCACGGTCTGGCAGCCGCCACCGTGATGGGCCAACTGCGCAGTGCCTGCCGCGCACTGCTGCTCGAACAGCCCAGCCCCGGCGCCGTGCTCACCGCCCTGGACCGCTTCGCCGCGCGTCTGCCCGGCGCCCGCTGCACGACCGCGTTCTGCGCGGTGCTCACCCAGGAGACCGGGGAGCTGGTGTATTCCAGCGCCGGCCATCCGCCCCCGATCGTGGTGTACGCGGACGGCACCACGGTGCTGCTGGGCGGCGAACACGGGCTTCCTCTGGCGCTGCGTCCCAATTGGCAGCGGCCGGAAGGCCGCATCACGATGCCGCCACGCGCCACTCTCCTGCTCTACACCGACGGTCTGGTGGAACGACGCGGGCATTCGCTGGACGACGGGATGGCGCGCGCGGCTGATCTGGTGCAAAGTGGGCGATCGCAGGCACTGGAAGAGGTGGCCGACCGGCTCATGTCCCAGTTGGAGCCCGGCGGCGGATATCCCGACGACGTGGCCATGTTGCTCTACCGGCAGCCCGCGCCCTTCTCGCTGGAGTTCGCCGCCGACGCCAGTAACCTCGCCGATAGCCGAAATGCGTTGCGCGGCTGGCTCAACCGTGCGGGTGTTGAGCCCGATCAGATTCAGGACGTGCTCATCGCCACGGGTGAAGCGGTGGCCAACGCGATCGAGCACGGACACCGCGACCAGGTGGGCACCGTGTCGCTGCGGGCAACCGCGATCGTCGACCGGCTGCAGGTGACCGTCACCGACACCGGTGCCTGGAAGACACCGACCGAGGTCGCCGACTTCAGCCGCGGGCGCGGGATTTCCCTGATGCGAGTCCTGATGGAAGACTGCAGCATTCAATCCAGCGAAGCCGGCACGACCGTTTCGATGCACGCAAGGATCACGTAA
- a CDS encoding sulfate ABC transporter substrate-binding protein codes for MFIGSRWRQVVGLTLIVGVIAACHGGPSDAADGGALPDADTNITLVAYSVPEPGWTKVITAFNASEEGRDVQVITSYGASGDQSRGVVAGKPADIVNFSVQPDITRLVKAGKVAADWDTEASKGIPFGSVVTLVVRKGNPKHIRDWDDLLQPGVEIITPTPLSSGSAKWNLLAPYAVKSGGGRNSQAGIDFIANLVRDHVKLRPGSGRIATDVFVEGSGDVLISYENEAIAAERQGHPVEHINPPQTFKIENPVAVVTTSPNLDAAVSFKNFQYTAVAQRLWAQAGFRPVDPAVAAEFRNQFPTPVKLWTVTDLGGWGRVDPQLFDRRTGAITKVYLEATG; via the coding sequence ATGTTCATCGGCAGTCGCTGGCGTCAGGTCGTCGGCCTGACGCTGATCGTCGGCGTGATCGCGGCGTGCCACGGCGGTCCCAGCGACGCCGCCGACGGCGGCGCATTGCCAGACGCGGACACCAACATCACCCTGGTCGCCTACTCGGTACCAGAACCCGGCTGGACCAAAGTGATTACCGCGTTCAACGCCTCCGAGGAGGGCCGCGACGTCCAGGTGATCACCTCCTACGGCGCTTCCGGTGACCAGTCCCGCGGCGTGGTGGCCGGCAAGCCCGCCGACATCGTCAACTTCTCGGTGCAACCCGACATCACCAGGCTGGTCAAGGCGGGCAAAGTCGCCGCGGACTGGGACACCGAAGCGTCCAAGGGCATCCCGTTCGGGTCGGTGGTGACGCTGGTGGTGCGCAAGGGCAATCCCAAGCACATCAGGGACTGGGACGACCTGCTGCAACCCGGTGTGGAGATCATCACCCCGACCCCGTTGAGCTCCGGCTCGGCGAAGTGGAATCTGTTGGCTCCGTATGCCGTCAAGAGCGGCGGCGGCCGCAACAGTCAGGCCGGTATCGACTTCATCGCCAACCTGGTGCGCGATCACGTCAAGCTGCGTCCGGGATCGGGCCGGATCGCCACCGACGTGTTCGTCGAGGGCAGCGGTGACGTGCTGATCAGCTACGAGAACGAAGCCATTGCCGCTGAGCGGCAGGGACATCCGGTGGAACACATCAATCCGCCGCAGACCTTCAAGATCGAGAACCCGGTCGCGGTGGTGACGACCAGCCCGAACCTGGACGCCGCCGTTTCGTTCAAGAACTTTCAATACACCGCTGTGGCCCAACGCCTTTGGGCACAGGCGGGCTTCCGTCCCGTCGACCCGGCCGTCGCCGCCGAATTCCGCAACCAGTTCCCCACACCGGTGAAACTCTGGACCGTCACCGACCTCGGTGGCTGGGGCCGGGTTGATCCCCAGCTTTTCGACCGCAGGACCGGCGCTATCACCAAGGTCTATCTGGAGGCGACGGGATGA